Below is a genomic region from Rouxiella chamberiensis.
AAAACGTCGTCCGGGTAAATCGGTTCTGACCATCAGAAAGGCCAGAATACCGCCAAGCGGAATGGCAATCACCACCAACCCGAAGGCCAGAATAAAGCCGCTTTTCAGCGCCTTGTAAAAGTCGGGATCGGTGAAGATAAACGCGAAGGATTCCAGACTCCATTCTTTGGAAGGGGAAAAGAACGGGGCGGAAAGAAAGCTCTGAATGATGATAAACGAGAGCGGGACATAAATGACCAGCGCCGTGATTGCCACGACCACACCGCGCGGCAGACTTTGCCATTTTCTCAGCAATCCACTCATAAAAATCCCTATATTCTCAAGTGAGACAGAGAGTTAACGCCCTCTTTCTGCAAAGGAAAGAGGGCGGGAGGGGAGATAACCGTGGACTATTTCGCCGAGGCTTCGCGCCACTGTTTGATGTAGTCCAGACGTTTTTTCTGTTGCAGATACTCAAGCAGGGTTTCATCGACAGGGATAGGCTTGAGCGCGTTACCGAGCATTTTGGTCATGCCATCGATGTCGTTCTTGCCTTCGATATCGTTACGAATGGATGGAATATCGGCCTGATTGGCGAGGATGCTCTGGCCTTTTTCAGACAGCACGTAGTCGAGCCACAGTTTGGCGGCATTGCTGTTGGCCGTGTCTTTACTGATGAAACTCACGCGCGACAGTACCAGCGTGTAATCTTTTGGATAGGAAATCCCAAGTGTCGGGTCTGTCTTGGCGCGCGCTTCGGCGTAGGACCCGAGGATATTGAAACCAATCAGGTTTTCGCCGGAAGAGACACGTTCCATCATGGTGCCGGTGGAGGATTGCACGGTCAGGCCACCTTTGGCGATATCGGCCAGCCGTTTGAAGTAGTCAGGATCGGCCTTGAAATCCTGTACGGACAACATAAAGCCCAGCCCGGATTTTTCGATATCGTAGGTGGTGACTTTGCGCTTGAATTTATCGGTTTGACTGGCGATGAGTTTTGCAAGCGCAGCGTGGGAATCAGGCACGTCACCGGCCGGGATCAGCCGTTTGTTATAGATAAAGACCACGGGTTCATACGTGGTGCCGTAAGCCTTGTTCTTCCAGACCGCCCACTTTGGCAGTTGGCTCTGTTCGGGCGAAGCATACTCTTCGGCGTATTCGGTGGCCAGTTTCAGGCCGGTGTCCATCGACGAGCTCCAGACGACGTCACCGCTTGTGCCGCCCGCCGCCTGCTCGCTGATATAACGGTTGTACAGCTCGGTGCTGTTCATGTCGTTATATTCAACCTTAACGCCCGGATAGGTGGCTTCGAAGCCCTGAATCAGCGGGCCTGCCGCTTTGGTATCCGTGGTTGAATAGATAACCACCTTGCCTTCTTTTTTCGCGCCATCGACCGTTTTCTGATAATCGGTCGGGTAACCCTTGGGAAAATCTGCCCATGCAGAGACTGAAAAAGCCACGGTCAACGTAATCAAAGAAATTTTGAATTTATTTAACATTTATATTTACCCTTGTTTACATATCGGAAATATAAATTAACATATAGGTGATGTGGACTTAGGCGCAATGGCGAGGGCGGGATATCTTCCCGTTTTGTGAGGCTGGCCGATAATTCTCGCGAATCAGAGGGTAATGCGCTCCGCAAAAGAGAGAGGAGAGGCCTTGACCTCTCCCTCGGTGTTAAAAGGCGATGCTGGCACTCAAGACGGCGTTGCGGGTCTGTCCTTCCTCAACGCGCAGATTGCCGCCGCTCGAGGTGTAATAGTGCTTGTTGAACAGATTATTGATATTCAACTGAAGATGCGTCTTTTCACCCCATAGCGTGTTGTCCCAGCTGATAAAGCTGTCTGCGACAACGTAATCCGGCAGGCTGAAACTGTTGTCCGGATCGCCCGCCCTCGAGCCCATGTAGCGCGCGCCGCCGCCAAGGCGGAAACTGCCCGGCAGACGATGCCAGTCGAGCGTATGAGTCAGATACACCGCGCCCGAGTGGCGAGGCGCGTTTTGCAGACGATGGCCGTTATTCTCGGCGTTGTTCTGGTCATCGGTGATTTTTGCCTCGTCATAACTGTAATTGGCGCTCAGTGCCCAGTCAGGGTAAATCTCCCCGTTGATTTCAAATTCCGCACCCGTCGAGCGGGCCTTGTTGACCTCATAGGTCGACCCGTTCAGCGACAGCGAAATATTTCTTTCATCTATACGGTACAGGGCCACAGAGGCAAACACGGCGGGGGTCATTTGCCATTTTCCGCCCACTTCATAGGTTGTGCCCTGTTCTGGCTGACCCACATTGCCGTCATCGTCGACGGTTGTCGAAGGGGTAAAGGATTTGCTCAGGCTGCCGTAAAGTGACACGTCCGGCGTAAGCTTGTAGATCAAGCCGGTCTGCGGCAGGAACTTATTGCCTTCGTCCGCATAAGTCTCGGTGGGCGTCGTGAACCCTTCTGATTCACGCTGACGATAATGCTGGTAACGTGCGCCGCCCACGACGGTCCAGCGATCGTTCAGCGCAATGCTATCTTTTGCGTAAAGAGAGCGACTATAAATGCGATTAAGCAGATTGCTGGTGGCCGTTTTCTCCGTTGAGCTGTCGGTGACCGGCGTCATGCCGTAGACCGGATTATCCAGCGTGAAGACGCTGTTGGTTTTTCCGGTATAGGCGTGGGCGCGATACGTCTGGATCATTTCATAGTCGACGCCCGCGACCAGACTATGTGTCATGCCCAGAATGTCGGGCGTGCCGGTCACATCCCAGGAGGCATATTGCGTCTTGTGATTAAAGCCCCGGTTCGCATCCGCACGGCGGGTTACCGCGCCGGTGGTTGCGTTGATGGCGGTCACGCGCACTTCATTGTTATCGTATTGGCGCTGGTTCATGCCGTAGGTCAGGCGCGTACTCCAGACATCGTTCAGCTGATAATCCCAGTGAGAATTAACGGTCTGATTGCGTCCCCAGGCGTGATTGGTGTAGTCATCCAGACGCGTTTTATAGCCTATCGAAACCGGTTTTCCGTTGATGAAAGCCGTGCCGCGATCGTAGGGGATATCGTACTGGTAGCTTTCATAGCCCACATAAAAGCTGGCCTTTTCGCCATACCATTGCAGGGAAGGGGCCAGCAGATTGTGTTTCTGATTGCCGAAGCCTCGCCAGTAGTTTTGATCCTGTTTTTCGGCAATCATGCGAAACGCAAAACCGTTGCCCAGAGGACCGGTGACGTCGATGCTTCCCGCGCCGCCGCCCGTGCTGTTGTAGTGCCCGCCCACAAGGGTGTGCCATTGATACTGAGGCTTCTTGCTGACGATATTGATCATCCCGCCCGGATTGAGAATGCCGTAGAGCAGCGAGGCGGAGCCTTTGAGCACATCCACACGTTCCGCCGTGGCGTCGAGGTTCAATCCCTGACTGCTGCGGATCCCGTCGCGAAAAATCGAGCCGTCGGAGTTGGTGCCAAAACCTCGGCGCACAATTCCGTCTTCGGTGCCGCCAAGCGTGTTGGTTTCCGCCGCACCGCTGACAAAACGCATCGCATCGCTGAGGCTGGATATCTGATAGTCGTCGAGCTGCTTTCGAGTGACGACGCTGACTGACTGTGCCTCGTTCAGGCGCGAGGTCGGTGTTTTGCTGGCGACCGACGTCGTTGCGCTCGAGTAGGCATCGTCATCGGAATGGGAGGCGGTGATGGTAAGCGTATTACTGTCTTCGGCGGCGTGGCCCGCGGTCGGCGAAAGAAAAATGCCGCTATAAAGCACGGCGACTACGCTACGGGCACAACGATTTTTCCTGAATCCCAAGCCATTTGTTTTCATTATGAATAACTAACCCTGATAAAAATGATAAACGAGAAAATAAGCCGCTTAATTGCAATTGATTATCATTCAATCATGGGGTTATGTAGTAGTAAATGTTGTAGTAATATTGATTATTCACTACATGAAATGACGTTAATATCTTCTTTCGCCGCGCGGCATCCCGTTTCAATAGAGAGTAAAATTCAGTGAATTCATCAACATCTTCCAGGCGTGCCGACGTATTTACCGAGCGATTGCGGATGCGTGGGCAGCAACTTTCGCCACGATTACAGTCAGTATTACGCTACATTGATGAAAATAGAGAGGCGGTTTTGGAAAACACCGCGCTTGAAATCGCCGCGGCGGTCAATACGTCCGATGCCACGGTGATTCGTGCAATTCAGGCGTTGGGGTTTACGGGATTACGTGACTTGAAAACCACCCTGACGCGCTGGTTCGAGCCGGTCATGACCTCGACCGACAAGATGAACACCACCGTCGGCGAACTGACGCAAGGTACGCAGTCGAGCGTTGATTTTGTCTTGAACGGACATCGGCAAGTCTGTGATGCGCTTTCTGGCGAGGCTAATCGAGTGGCCGTCGCACAGGCCGTCTCTTTGCTGAACGAAGCGCGTAATGTCGCGATTTTCGGCATTAATGCCTCGGGGATACTGGCAGATTACACGGTGCGCTTGTTTAATCGCATAGGCTTGCCAGCACTGGCCCTGAATCGCGTGGGGATTGGTCTGGCGGAACAACTGCTCGCACTCAAACGTGGCGATGTATTAATCATGATGGCGCAGAAATCTGCGCACCGCGAGGGAACAACCACGTTGCGAGAGGCCAAAAGATTAGGTATTCCCGTTATCTTGTTGACCAACGCAGTGGATTCATTCTTTGCCAAAGAGGCCGACGTGGTTATCCATGTTCCCCGTGGCGGTGAAAATGGTCGGGTGCCGCTTCATGGCACCGTGCTGGTCTGCCTCGAGATGCTGGTCTTTTCTGTGGCCTCGATGGCATCACAGCGCACGATGCGCTCGATGAAAAGGATGCAGGAATTACATAAAGGGCTAAAGTCCGTTACCCGTAAACGTTAAGGCACGGCATTACCAGATCATCGGTTTTTTAACCCAGGCCACATTGCCCCGTTTTTTACGTTTGAAGTAAAGCATCGGGGCCAGCCATGACAGGATTATTGCCGCCAGCAGGCCCACCAGCGACACGGCAGGATTGCCGATAAGCGCCAGCGTGAGCCAGAAAACCAATACGGACACGACGCCCAGTGCCATTCGCAAAATGAGAATTAATCTTCTCTCTTCGGGATTGATATAGTTGACGACTCTTTCTGCGCCGCACTGATTACATCGCGCCCGCTCTTTAGTGAGTTCGCTGGCGCAAAAGGGACATGCCGTTTTCTTGGTATTATTATCGAGATTCATCTTATTTCCTGAAATTTATTGCCTAGCCATGTGTCTATTTTGCCTATAACGAATCTTTTAACATTGAGAATACATGAGAGTATTTTTTTATAATTATATCAAGCGTGTGGTTATTTTTTAACCTAATCTCATGATGTGGGGGTGAATATAACAGGCTCATTGGTCCTGTACAATGTTATTAATTAAGAAGGCTCCGATAATGAGCCATAATCTGGAAATATAATGTAAGAAGACGAAAATAAAGGTTTTTAAAAGGGTTAACTGAACACTCAGGTCTATTTATTCGATAGGTGATATATATACTAATAGGCCACTTATGCACAAATAGTGCTAAAGCTTAATTATCCTTTTTAGCCGGGGCGCACAAAACGGCCCGGTTGGAAAAAAGTGCCTTTATCGACTAGCCTTAAATAACTTAAACAAAGGAGGATGTATGGTCGATACAAGCAAAATTCTGGATCACGCTCAGGTTGTCGATGTTAACGGCGAACCACGTCGGTATAGTGGATCATCTTGATGGAGAAGATAAAATCAAGCTGGCCAAGAGCGATCCGGAAGCGGGCGGCAAGCATCATTTGATTCCTGTTGCCTGGGTAAAAGACATTGATGACAATAAAGTTATCCTTTCGAAATCCAAAGCCGATGTTGAGAGCGAGTGGCAGAGCGTATAATCGCTAACATGCTTCACCCCATTGCTTTCATGAAAACGGAGCCTGCTGATGCAGGCTTTTTTTATGTCAGAAAATAAGAGGCCGATCACGCTTATGATGGCTGGCGAGCGAAGGACGAAAAGGGGAGGCGCCTTTTTCCGACAATTCTTAAAGGGCTAACGTCTTGAATTATTTTCTTTTTCATTAAGAGTGTTTAACTATTAGGCATGAGTGCCGCTCACGATAAGCGCTATTTATACATTCCGGGCGCACTAGACTATTAATAAGAATTATCTTTAATGAGTGCTTATTGTTTATTACCCGCATGGAAGGTTAATGCTTTATTAGGTAACTCCTTGAGTTATCCTGTTTTTATCAGGTTCAATAGGATGTCTCTATCTAATTAATAGGGGTCAAATACGGCGCTTGAATTTGTTAATTGCCTAAGCTTTGCTATATTTATATTAAAGCAAAACGACAAAGGATTTACAGACGATGTTATTGTCTGTCAGGTATAAAAGACAGTTATTAACAAAATGGAGAAGGTAACCGCTCAGGGTGTGGCTTTAAGGATTAAATTTTTCTATTCTAAAATTACCCTAAACCTATCGGATGCGCTGTTTAAATAGATTGGGGTGAAGGAGGTTAAGCATTCTAAAACTACTTTTGAGTGAATTTTGTACAGAAAGATAAATTATTTTGTATATAATAAGCTATACCCGTTGCAAGCCCGTTAAGTTAAGCATTATCAGGAGTATAGGGTTGTAAGGTGAGCATCGAAACTATTGTTTCACCACACTTTTATGGCATGCGTGGTGGAGAAGTCATGCGTGTTGGATTAATACATTCTGTATATCATTAAGCTTGCGAATGTATTTGTAAAATTGATGTTGAGAATTACCAGTATTCAAGTGGCGCATTTATTATCAAATTTGATTAACCGCTTTTTGATGTCATGAGAATAGGCACTGTTGGATTAATTGTTCATCATGTATAAGGGCAATCTGTAACACCAGGCTCTTCGATGAATTCAAGGATAGTCATGTAATAACCGTAGCAAAGAAAATGCTTCGAAATATTACGCCATTCATGTGCGACATATTAACAGGATATCACCATATAAAGAGGGTGCAAATGACGAAGGAAAGGGAAAAGAAAACCGCCGAAGCGACTTTTCATGACAGAGTCATTGATGACTTGGTAAGCTATATTGAATTGCATTTGGAGGAGAAACTTTCAATCGATATTCTCTCGCAAATTGCTGGATATTCAAGCTGGCACTTGCAGCGCTTTTTTAAAAAGCAGACAGGTTTCACGATAGGCGAATATATTCGCAATCGTCGTCTGGCCAACTCGGCACTCATCCTGCTGGGGACCAAGTTAAGCGTCAAGGAAGTCGCCGAGAAATATTCGTTCGACTCCTTGCAGACCTTTAATAAAAGTTTTAAGCAACGTTTTGGCATGCCGCCAACGGAATATCGCCTGCAAAATGAACTGTCGATGTCGACTATCATGCATCCGTTCAAGAGAGCCAACGATTGCGGCGTTTATGTGCTTGAAGTTATCGAGCTCAATGAACAAATCATTTTCGGCGATGATTTCGAGCTGAAAATCGATGTCAATGAGCTTTTGAATGGGGATAGCCTGCTCAATCGCGAACAGCTTTATCACCTGCTTAACGTAAAAGATCAGACTCATGAAAATGTTATTATTTTGAGTAGCATTTTTAGTCCCTATGTCGCGCCAAGGGAAAACGACTCGTTTCTGAATATGACGATTACGTTAAAAGGTGATTTTGTAAAAAAGGAAGTCAGCACTAAAATTATACCGGCAGGGACCTATCTGAACATCAACGGTCAGTTTACCTTGCGCCAGTATAATAACTGCCTTAGCAAGACGTATCGGGAAACATTGCTGGCAATGGACTTGAAAAAGAGAAATGAATCCGAGATAGAACGGTTCAGAATACAGGACAAGGAGCAGGGGATTTACGAGATTTCAATGCTGTTGCCGGTGGCAAAAGCCGATCCCCCCAGAAAGACATGATATGAGCGGTTTAAGCATTATATAAGGAAAATAGGCGTCATCTATCTTTCCCTATCCCGTGATTATCGTGTTAACTTGCCTTCCTGCATTACTCTTCTCTCTTGACTCTGCCTTTGACATGCACCGAATATTTTAGCCTGCGTTAATAAGCTGTGGCGACATGCTTTCGTATGCATTTTCCAGGCAATACAGCGGCTTGCAAAGCGGTTACGCCCCTCGGTTTCGTAAAATCGAGGGGCGCGGCTCACTGGCAGGCCGTTACGGCAGGAATTTGATGTCCGTCGGAGTACCAATTTGTACGGTTACGCCAGTCGGCGTCAGTGCGCCTGTCTGTGCGTCGCGACGTAGTTCTACCACATTGTTGGAAAATACGTTGGCGACCAGCAAATACTGGCCTGTCTTGTCGAACGCAAAGGCGCGCGGTTCAATGCCACCCGCAGAGAATCGGTTGCCCATGCTCAGTTTTCCGCTTTCGGCATCGGCTTTGAACACCACAATTTCGTTCACCTTGCGGCGATTGCCCACATAGAGGAATTTGCCGTCCGGGCTGAAGAGAATGCCTGCGCCTCCCTTGTCGTTCGGATCCTGGCTTTCTGTCAGCTCTACGGTTTGAATCTCGCTGAACTTATCCTTTTCGATGCTGAACACATGCACCTGCGCCGACATTTCGGTGCTGACGTAGGCGAATTTGCCGTCCGCCGAGAATGTCATATGGCGAGGGCCTTCACCCGGCTTGAAGTGCAGGTCAAACTGCGGCGCGGGGCTGAAGGGCGCTTTCGATGCACTGTCGTAGCGGTAGGCGTGTACGACATCGGCACCCAGATCGGCAACGAACAGCAACTTGCCGTCGGGGCTGATATTGACCGAATGCGCATGGCCGCTGGCTTGTCTATCAGCCACGGCGTGCGACCCCTGAGTCAGAGGAACATGCTGCACCGATTTTCCCAATGCGCCATCGCCCTGAATAGGGAATACGGTAAAGCCTGCCTGATTCGGCCCCACGGAGTAATTGGCGGCCAGCAGATATTTGCCATCGGCGGTCAGCGTGGCGTGGGTTGGGTGCTGCCCCTGGCTGTCGACTTCATTCAAAGTCGCAAGTTTGCCATCCGGTGCGACCTTCAGTGCGGTCACGGCACCTTTTTCGTTCTCGTTGGTGGTATAGGCAAATTTATGGTCATGGCTAAAGACAATCCATGACGGGCTGGATATTTTCAGAACATCCAGCGGGAGCAGGGTGCCATCGCTGTTCAAGCGCACACGGTATATTCCCTGGCTCGGATAGATGGCTTTCTGGACCAGCTCGCCGGTGGTCTGGCCGGTCCAGGAACCCACCAGCAGTGTCTGGGCAGGGAGATCCTGTGCCTGCGGGGCCAATGGGCGGCTTTCTTCTGCATAAGACATAGTGGCACCTAATAAAAGGGGAAGGGTAGACAGCGTAAGGGCCTGAATAAGCCGGGAACGCGTAAGCAATGTATTTTTCATAAAAACCCCATAGGTATTGTGTTTTAAGTTTACTTTCGACTTCTTGACGAAAATTCCGTTTTTACGGGTCTACGACAGATTATTGTTATACCGAAAATAGGCATCATCCTAAACGTAAACTTATAATTTATAATCATTATCTTCAAGTAGAGCAAAAATTGGGAATTTCTTTATGTCAAGTCCTGTAAATTAAGGTAATTTTAAGTAAGATGATTCCTGGCCTATTCAGCACAATTAGTATATAGGTTATAAAACCCTACCTTTCTGATTTTACTTGCCTGGTTACTTAATGAAGCCAAGATATTCTCTTAAAAGTTTATTGCTCGTATCAATGCTGATTCTGGCGGGATGCTCGTCGAAATCTGCCCATAACACCGATATGAGCAATGAGTCTGCGGACACCAGCGACACGTCAAATCCCAATCCTGACCTGATTTCCGTCGTCGCCGCACTTCATGATCAAATGTATTCCTGGCAGGGCACGCCTTATCACTGGGGTGGTACAAAATTAACGGGCGTGGACTGCTCGGGATTTGTCTGGCGAACCGCTGAAAGACAGATTCAATATTCCTATGGATCGCGTGACCACTACCCAGTTGATTACCATGGGCAAACCGGTTCAGGCCGGACATTTACAGCCTGGCGATCTGGTCTTCTTCCGCATCAAAAATAATCTGCACGTTGGTTTCTACGACACCAACCAGCAATTCCTGCATGCTTCCGTCAGTAAAGGCGTCATGCGCTCTTCGCTCAACAATCCTTACTGGAAATCGGTCTATCTCGAAGCCCGTCGCCTTCAGAAAGAGCAGGGCGCGCAGATAACCCTAAACTCCGCCGACAAGAAAATGGATTTGGCCAACAACTAGCACGAGCGACAGGGCAGAGGACGTGTCTCGCCAGAGAGCAAGACACGAAGAGAGGCTTGGAGCCGCGGGTGTATTCAGAAAGGTTTACACCAGATATTGCCTGAACCATTTTATGGTGCGATCCCAGGCCAGGTCGGCATCGGCCTTGTCGTAACGCGGCGTTGAATCATTGTGGAAACCGTGGTTCGCGCCTTTATAGACATAACCCTTGTAGGTTTTGCCCGCCGCTTTCAATGCCGCCTCATAGGCAGGCCATCCTTCGGTAATTCCCTTGTCCAGCTCGGCATAGTGCAGGAGCAGCGGCGCGTTGATACGCGGCACATCTTCTGCCTTGGGTTGTCGGCCATAGAAAGGCACCGCCGCCGCCAATTCCGGAAACGCCACCGCCGCTGCATTTGCCACCCCGCCGCCGTAGCAAAAACCGGTGATCCCGACTTTGCCCGTGGTTTGCTGGTGGTGCATCATGAAATCGATTCCCGCGAAGAAATCATTCATCAATTTGGTCGGGTCAACCTGCGCCTGCAAGGCTTTGCCCTTTTCATCATTGCCCGGATAACCGCCGACAGAGCTCAATCCGTCCGGGGCCAGCGCAATAAAACCGGCTTTCGCCACGCGCCGTGCCACATCTTCTATATAAGGATTTAATCCGCGATTCTCATGCACCACCACGACGGCAGGGGTTTTGGCCGAGGCATTGGCCGGTTTCACCATATAGGCTCTGACTTCGCCATTGCCCTGCGGGGATTCATAATGAATATATTCAGGCACGATTGCGGGATCGGTAAATTCGACCTGCTGCGCCAGCGCATAGTTCGGGCTCATATAACTTAGCAGCGCCATACCGGCCATGCCGCCGATTGTGTAACGCGCCGCCATCGACAAAAACTCGCGCTTTGAAATTTTACCGTGGGCGTAATAGTCATAGAGTTCAAGCAATTCCGGAGGGAAATCTTTGGCTGTCAAACGTGTCATGGCAACTCCCGAGGTTGGAAAAAGAAGTATTCAGTAAAACGTGATGCTAAAAATATAGCCGCTACCGTCCGTTCCGGTGGGCTAATTGACGGCAGAATAAGAAAAGCCCGCCTGAATCTTTCCAGCGCGGGCCTAAGCCATAGAGCATGATGCTGCAAAAGGCAGCGTTACAGAAACGCTGCTTTCTAACGTGATGTCATTAGAACGAGGTTGTTACACCTGCATAATAGGCGCGCCCTGGTTCGTTGTAGGTCGATGCGCCGTCGTTGGCGCGATACAGATTCTTGTCGAGCAAATTGCTGATACCGGCATTGACGCGCAGATTTTTGGTGACGTTGTAGTTACCGCCAATCCCGACTACGGAATAGCCGCCCACTTCTGTATCCGACAGCCCGCTACTGACTTCGGTACGACTCTCGGCCTTGGTGCGCGGCTTCTGACGGCCATAGGTCGTGAGATTGGCATTCAGCGCCAGCTTGTCGTTAACCTGCCAGTCGAGCGCAGTATTGATGGTGTATTTCGGAATAATCGACAGCGGATTGCCGGTGGATTTCTGTTTGGAGCGGAACATGTAGGTCGCATTGGTGTTCCAGGTCAGGACATCCTCGACGACCGGGATCTGCAGGTTGGCTTCAAGTCCGTCAAGCAGTGCCTTGCCGCCGTTTTCCCATTGCAGCACATTGGCACCCGACGCCGTTTTTGAAATCAGCTCGTCGCCCGCGACAATCTTGTTTCTGTAATCGTTGCGGAAATAGGTCAGGCCCGCGTTGTAGCCGTTATCGGTAAACTGAATGCCGACTTCTTTATTGATGCTGACTTCCGCATCCAGGTCGTCGTTGCCGAGCAGATAACAACTGCCGGTAGCAATGGTGTTCGGACAGCCGTTGCCGCGCGTCTGCATCAGATAACCGCCGCTGGACTGATACAGGTTGGGGGCCTTGAACACCCGCGCAATCCCGGCTTTCAGTTTGAACTTGTCGCCGAGGTCCTGCTGAATGTTCAGACTCGGGCTGAAGTTATTGCCAAACTGGCTGTGGTGGTCGAAACGGAGCCCGGGGATAAGCTTGGTTGCGCCACCGGCGAAATCCATATTGTCTTCGAGATAAAGTGCGCCGAGGCTTGCGCTATTTTTACTGCTGCGGCCTGCGCCGTTGGCCGACACGCCGCCAACGGTGGTATCGGAAGACGAGGTAAAGCCCATCGAGGCCGGATCGTCGAGCTCTTCGCGCGTCCATTCCGTGCCGACGGTCAACGTATTGTCGGTGTAGAATTCGAACGGAATATACAGCTCGCCATTGCCGCGATAGTTTTGCAACCGGCTGGTGGAGTAGGTCTGCGCATCGGTAATACGGCCTTCGCCGCTGCCCGCCA
It encodes:
- a CDS encoding lactonase family protein translates to MSYAEESRPLAPQAQDLPAQTLLVGSWTGQTTGELVQKAIYPSQGIYRVRLNSDGTLLPLDVLKISSPSWIVFSHDHKFAYTTNENEKGAVTALKVAPDGKLATLNEVDSQGQHPTHATLTADGKYLLAANYSVGPNQAGFTVFPIQGDGALGKSVQHVPLTQGSHAVADRQASGHAHSVNISPDGKLLFVADLGADVVHAYRYDSASKAPFSPAPQFDLHFKPGEGPRHMTFSADGKFAYVSTEMSAQVHVFSIEKDKFSEIQTVELTESQDPNDKGGAGILFSPDGKFLYVGNRRKVNEIVVFKADAESGKLSMGNRFSAGGIEPRAFAFDKTGQYLLVANVFSNNVVELRRDAQTGALTPTGVTVQIGTPTDIKFLP
- a CDS encoding ABC transporter substrate-binding protein — encoded protein: MLNKFKISLITLTVAFSVSAWADFPKGYPTDYQKTVDGAKKEGKVVIYSTTDTKAAGPLIQGFEATYPGVKVEYNDMNSTELYNRYISEQAAGGTSGDVVWSSSMDTGLKLATEYAEEYASPEQSQLPKWAVWKNKAYGTTYEPVVFIYNKRLIPAGDVPDSHAALAKLIASQTDKFKRKVTTYDIEKSGLGFMLSVQDFKADPDYFKRLADIAKGGLTVQSSTGTMMERVSSGENLIGFNILGSYAEARAKTDPTLGISYPKDYTLVLSRVSFISKDTANSNAAKLWLDYVLSEKGQSILANQADIPSIRNDIEGKNDIDGMTKMLGNALKPIPVDETLLEYLQQKKRLDYIKQWREASAK
- a CDS encoding TonB-dependent siderophore receptor codes for the protein MKTNGLGFRKNRCARSVVAVLYSGIFLSPTAGHAAEDSNTLTITASHSDDDAYSSATTSVASKTPTSRLNEAQSVSVVTRKQLDDYQISSLSDAMRFVSGAAETNTLGGTEDGIVRRGFGTNSDGSIFRDGIRSSQGLNLDATAERVDVLKGSASLLYGILNPGGMINIVSKKPQYQWHTLVGGHYNSTGGGAGSIDVTGPLGNGFAFRMIAEKQDQNYWRGFGNQKHNLLAPSLQWYGEKASFYVGYESYQYDIPYDRGTAFINGKPVSIGYKTRLDDYTNHAWGRNQTVNSHWDYQLNDVWSTRLTYGMNQRQYDNNEVRVTAINATTGAVTRRADANRGFNHKTQYASWDVTGTPDILGMTHSLVAGVDYEMIQTYRAHAYTGKTNSVFTLDNPVYGMTPVTDSSTEKTATSNLLNRIYSRSLYAKDSIALNDRWTVVGGARYQHYRQRESEGFTTPTETYADEGNKFLPQTGLIYKLTPDVSLYGSLSKSFTPSTTVDDDGNVGQPEQGTTYEVGGKWQMTPAVFASVALYRIDERNISLSLNGSTYEVNKARSTGAEFEINGEIYPDWALSANYSYDEAKITDDQNNAENNGHRLQNAPRHSGAVYLTHTLDWHRLPGSFRLGGGARYMGSRAGDPDNSFSLPDYVVADSFISWDNTLWGEKTHLQLNINNLFNKHYYTSSGGNLRVEEGQTRNAVLSASIAF
- a CDS encoding MurR/RpiR family transcriptional regulator; its protein translation is MRGQQLSPRLQSVLRYIDENREAVLENTALEIAAAVNTSDATVIRAIQALGFTGLRDLKTTLTRWFEPVMTSTDKMNTTVGELTQGTQSSVDFVLNGHRQVCDALSGEANRVAVAQAVSLLNEARNVAIFGINASGILADYTVRLFNRIGLPALALNRVGIGLAEQLLALKRGDVLIMMAQKSAHREGTTTLREAKRLGIPVILLTNAVDSFFAKEADVVIHVPRGGENGRVPLHGTVLVCLEMLVFSVASMASQRTMRSMKRMQELHKGLKSVTRKR
- a CDS encoding helix-turn-helix domain-containing protein is translated as MTKEREKKTAEATFHDRVIDDLVSYIELHLEEKLSIDILSQIAGYSSWHLQRFFKKQTGFTIGEYIRNRRLANSALILLGTKLSVKEVAEKYSFDSLQTFNKSFKQRFGMPPTEYRLQNELSMSTIMHPFKRANDCGVYVLEVIELNEQIIFGDDFELKIDVNELLNGDSLLNREQLYHLLNVKDQTHENVIILSSIFSPYVAPRENDSFLNMTITLKGDFVKKEVSTKIIPAGTYLNINGQFTLRQYNNCLSKTYRETLLAMDLKKRNESEIERFRIQDKEQGIYEISMLLPVAKADPPRKT
- the yghX gene encoding YghX family hydrolase produces the protein MTRLTAKDFPPELLELYDYYAHGKISKREFLSMAARYTIGGMAGMALLSYMSPNYALAQQVEFTDPAIVPEYIHYESPQGNGEVRAYMVKPANASAKTPAVVVVHENRGLNPYIEDVARRVAKAGFIALAPDGLSSVGGYPGNDEKGKALQAQVDPTKLMNDFFAGIDFMMHHQQTTGKVGITGFCYGGGVANAAAVAFPELAAAVPFYGRQPKAEDVPRINAPLLLHYAELDKGITEGWPAYEAALKAAGKTYKGYVYKGANHGFHNDSTPRYDKADADLAWDRTIKWFRQYLV